From Streptomyces sp. TLI_053, a single genomic window includes:
- a CDS encoding DUF6215 domain-containing protein, which produces MNDHDVRSRPAAPDEHDDEHDDEPDGIPQRPRAEVVRRSGRRAATGVVLLLVLLVAGAVVAVLDDRPATDLDTNVDASGNAKCAPPQSDDAPGYPALCAALNRPDLPELAGVPGGQVSLAGSHLVLRLDGDGKEPPVATAQVQIGSVQVSVTDQPDLAPKDFLIFSDLPRAQAPVLGHPVSAYRMRTIGGTGATGTPGPGGYSRHLVVAKSADGSGGSFDLSYWRRDATTDDDTALRRIAEAVLPTLQGWAP; this is translated from the coding sequence GTGAACGATCATGATGTGCGCAGCAGACCCGCGGCCCCCGACGAACACGACGACGAGCACGACGACGAGCCCGACGGGATACCCCAGCGCCCGCGGGCGGAGGTCGTGCGGAGGAGCGGCCGCCGAGCGGCGACCGGCGTAGTGCTGCTGCTGGTCCTGCTGGTGGCCGGCGCCGTGGTGGCGGTGCTCGACGACCGCCCGGCCACGGACCTGGACACGAACGTGGACGCGAGCGGAAACGCGAAGTGCGCACCACCGCAGTCCGACGACGCACCCGGATACCCCGCGCTGTGCGCCGCACTGAACCGCCCCGACCTGCCGGAGCTCGCCGGCGTCCCCGGCGGGCAGGTGTCCCTCGCCGGGTCCCACCTCGTCCTGCGGCTGGACGGAGACGGGAAGGAGCCACCCGTCGCCACCGCGCAGGTGCAGATCGGAAGCGTCCAGGTCAGCGTCACCGATCAGCCGGACCTGGCGCCCAAGGACTTCCTGATCTTCTCCGACCTGCCGCGCGCCCAGGCACCGGTGCTCGGCCACCCCGTGAGCGCCTACCGGATGCGCACCATCGGCGGCACGGGGGCCACCGGCACCCCGGGGCCCGGCGGCTACAGCCGTCACCTGGTCGTGGCCAAGAGTGCCGACGGGAGCGGTGGTTCGTTCGACCTGTCGTACTGGCGCCGGGACGCCACGACGGACGACGACACGGCCCTGCGCCGGATAGCGGAGGCGGTGCTCCCGACCCTCCAGGGCTGGGCGCCGTAG
- a CDS encoding TetR/AcrR family transcriptional regulator, translated as MSPDPSPEDPRAARTRTRLRQALLAECAEQPLAAIGVAAVVRRAGVGRATFYVHYADLEALAVDACADVVREAVDALHAWRGIPDPAAPPPALAAFLAALLPHADLYRSLLAPGGGGPLGQVLHRELRERSRTERTLAGAPQPELVASVVAGAFTALLADWLHGSIDATPADLAARTWRLLISLHRTPGL; from the coding sequence ATGAGCCCGGACCCCTCGCCGGAGGACCCCCGGGCCGCCCGCACCAGGACCCGGCTCCGGCAGGCCCTGCTGGCCGAGTGCGCCGAGCAGCCCCTCGCCGCGATCGGCGTCGCCGCCGTGGTCCGCCGCGCCGGTGTCGGCCGGGCCACCTTCTACGTCCACTACGCCGACCTGGAGGCCCTCGCGGTCGACGCCTGCGCCGACGTCGTGCGCGAGGCCGTCGACGCCCTGCACGCCTGGCGCGGCATCCCCGACCCGGCCGCCCCGCCGCCCGCCCTGGCCGCGTTCCTGGCCGCCCTGCTCCCGCACGCCGACCTCTACCGCTCCCTGCTCGCCCCGGGCGGCGGCGGCCCGCTCGGCCAGGTCCTCCACCGCGAACTCCGCGAACGCAGCCGCACCGAACGCACCCTCGCCGGCGCCCCGCAGCCCGAACTCGTCGCCTCCGTGGTGGCCGGCGCCTTCACCGCCCTCCTCGCCGACTGGCTCCACGGCTCGATCGACGCCACCCCCGCCGACCTCGCCGCCCGCACCTGGCGCCTGCTGATCTCCCTCCACCGCACCCCGGGTCTGTAG
- the ddaH gene encoding dimethylargininase gives MTRTARPRRYLMCRPTHFDVSYAINPWMDPAKPVDTALAVAQWERLYELYLELGHRVDLIDPIPGLPDMVYAANGATVVDGRVLGARFRNTERAAEGPAYLDWFREHGFTTHDPAHVNEGEGDLLLTDRYLLAGRGFRSVSAGHAEAQEFLGRPVVGLDLVDPRFYHLDTALSVLDGDRIMYYPGAFSEGSRAVLARLFPDAVLVAEEDAAAFGLNVASDGLNVVLPEPATGVAARLREHGFRPIGVDLSELLKGGGSVKCCTLEIREAA, from the coding sequence ATGACCCGCACCGCCCGCCCGCGCCGCTACCTGATGTGCCGTCCGACCCACTTCGACGTCAGCTACGCCATCAACCCCTGGATGGACCCGGCCAAGCCGGTCGACACCGCCCTCGCCGTCGCCCAGTGGGAGCGGCTGTACGAGCTCTACCTCGAGCTCGGCCACCGGGTCGACCTGATCGACCCGATCCCGGGCCTGCCGGACATGGTGTACGCGGCGAACGGCGCCACCGTGGTGGACGGCCGGGTGCTCGGCGCCCGGTTCCGCAACACCGAGCGCGCCGCCGAGGGCCCGGCGTACCTGGACTGGTTCCGGGAGCACGGCTTCACCACCCACGACCCGGCGCACGTCAACGAGGGCGAGGGCGACCTGCTGCTGACGGACCGCTACCTGCTGGCGGGCCGGGGCTTCCGCAGCGTCTCCGCCGGGCACGCCGAGGCGCAGGAGTTCCTCGGCCGCCCGGTGGTCGGCCTGGACCTGGTCGACCCGCGCTTCTACCACCTGGACACCGCGCTCAGCGTGCTCGACGGCGACCGGATCATGTACTACCCGGGGGCGTTCTCGGAGGGCAGCCGGGCGGTGCTGGCCAGGCTGTTCCCGGACGCGGTGCTGGTGGCGGAGGAGGACGCGGCGGCGTTCGGCCTCAACGTGGCCAGCGACGGGCTGAACGTGGTGCTGCCGGAGCCGGCCACCGGGGTGGCGGCCCGGCTGCGGGAGCACGGCTTCCGCCCGATCGGGGTGGACCTCTCCGAACTGCTCAAGGGCGGCGGCAGTGTGAAGTGCTGCACCCTGGAGATCCGCGAGGCGGCCTGA
- a CDS encoding DUF4231 domain-containing protein, with product MTGFTCRSRPTPLRWRIDRSSHPRSTIATPPHEAFSWHQLPPFFQDADAESVRSKRRYFGQLRLNLILLFLAAAAGVVTLRTSDSGIDWAGFAAALAFISSILLRLYIVEQRDERRWYECRAAAESCKTLAWRYAVCGDPFPESMSADEARRLFISRLREISLGLDVVDVSFGLDINEAMERCRTSGRSARIETYRTHRLAEQVAWYARMAKLRDRQSRIWRRLALLGEMIGIVAGVLKAYNVLAIDLLGVVSAGVAGVTAWAQAQRLETEASAYSLTAREIRHILSVTDSGADAEAWGTFVDQAEAAISREHTMWASGRSGKVGLAG from the coding sequence TTGACCGGCTTCACCTGCCGGAGCCGGCCGACGCCGCTAAGGTGGCGGATCGACCGCTCATCCCATCCGAGGAGCACCATTGCCACTCCTCCGCACGAGGCGTTCAGCTGGCACCAACTACCGCCGTTCTTCCAGGATGCTGACGCAGAGTCCGTTCGGTCCAAGCGACGCTATTTCGGACAGTTGCGCCTGAACCTGATCCTTCTCTTCCTCGCGGCGGCCGCCGGCGTGGTCACCCTCCGCACCAGCGACAGCGGGATCGACTGGGCAGGCTTCGCCGCCGCGCTCGCCTTCATCTCGTCGATCCTGCTCCGGCTGTACATCGTCGAGCAACGCGACGAACGGCGCTGGTACGAGTGCCGGGCCGCTGCCGAGTCCTGCAAAACACTTGCATGGCGGTATGCGGTGTGTGGCGATCCGTTTCCGGAATCCATGTCCGCCGACGAAGCGCGACGCCTGTTCATCTCCCGGCTGCGCGAGATCAGCCTCGGCCTGGACGTCGTCGACGTGTCGTTCGGGCTCGACATCAACGAGGCGATGGAACGCTGCCGAACTTCCGGCAGGAGCGCGCGGATCGAGACCTATCGGACCCACCGCCTCGCCGAACAGGTCGCGTGGTACGCACGGATGGCCAAACTGCGGGACCGGCAGTCCCGAATCTGGCGTCGGTTGGCTCTGCTGGGAGAAATGATCGGGATCGTGGCGGGCGTACTGAAGGCGTACAACGTGCTCGCCATCGACCTCCTGGGAGTGGTGAGCGCCGGAGTCGCGGGCGTTACGGCGTGGGCACAGGCTCAGCGCCTCGAGACCGAGGCTTCGGCCTACAGTCTCACCGCGCGGGAGATTCGGCACATCCTCTCCGTCACGGACTCCGGGGCCGACGCGGAAGCCTGGGGAACCTTTGTCGATCAGGCGGAAGCCGCGATATCCCGTGAGCACACGATGTGGGCTTCCGGGCGCAGCGGAAAGGTCGGACTGGCAGGCTGA
- a CDS encoding BTAD domain-containing putative transcriptional regulator: MSDLRFSVLGLMRAHRGATALKVGSPQQQAMLAVLLLRPGHSASATDLIAALWGEEPPGAAMTTVRTYAWRWRKVLDAVAAGEENPGEKAAGSVLMSMGDGYRLVLPKLAVDAEQAEALAAEAERTARADPLRARDLLNQALELWQGEPLAGIPGPFAERHRQRLEELRLTLLEERIGLDLTLGRYSRCIPELTALTTEHPLHERAYGLLMRALYQAGRQADALAVFRGVRQLFLTELGVGPGAELEQLHRRILEGDATLAAPQPPGTAAGGPAADPAGPSGAGPGSPRAGRADAAPEAADRPGTAEEPGGGAEPAGRDARATGAPPRPAQLPPDAADFTGRAAPVRVLHTALAAAPPDAGGGAPAQPHALVVATVVGMGGVGKTALALHVAHRVRDGYPDGQLYVDLRGSDPVPADPEAVLSGFLVALGVPADGVPDGLDARSALFRSVVDGRRLLLLLDNAKDAAQIRPLLPGAVGCAVLTTGRTRPAGLPATVQVDLDVFQPEEALDLLGRTIGAERLAAEPAAARELVVACGHLPLAVRIVAARLAARPGWTVETLSRRLQVERRRIDELRIGDLAVAAAFELSYRQLTGDQARAFRLVASVDGPDIGLAAAAALLDLDEYDAEDLLEALVDVAMVESPFPGRYRYHDLLRAFARRRPGGGSGTGGGSGAGSGSGAGSGSGAGGWDNGAEQDGGEALAARDRLLDHLLATACSAFQHAVPGDPAAGALGPAHSPGVPLSGREAAREWAAAERAGAVALAAQVAADPAAGSGTALRAATDLLIALTPFVLTPPSRQLAATADALAEAAARHGDVRAEGRAHFLRGNVALAATRLDAAEAASRRAVEAARAAGDSVILRQALNDLGLICQFLSRYDEAVDHYDEALLLANRLGHRSGALVTTVNAALARVRSGRADEAVTICHEALAELRTRQDDPGRAYTLYVLGLAHHALGRHEEAVTWFGECLAVSVAAGLRDRAAHARYRLADSLRELGRADEALGHAEQALRLCEELGAERDQAQALVVLGCALADLGRGAEAGTRLREAHAIFRRLGLPEAAEVAGLLAEPAFALVDP, encoded by the coding sequence ATGAGCGATCTCCGTTTTTCCGTACTGGGTCTGATGCGGGCTCACCGCGGCGCGACGGCGCTCAAGGTGGGCAGCCCACAGCAGCAGGCCATGCTGGCCGTACTGCTACTGAGGCCCGGCCACTCGGCCAGCGCCACGGACCTGATCGCGGCGCTGTGGGGCGAGGAGCCGCCGGGTGCGGCGATGACCACCGTGCGGACGTACGCGTGGCGGTGGCGGAAGGTGCTGGACGCCGTGGCGGCCGGGGAGGAGAACCCCGGCGAGAAGGCCGCGGGCAGCGTCCTGATGTCGATGGGGGACGGGTACCGGCTCGTCCTGCCGAAGCTCGCGGTCGACGCGGAGCAGGCGGAGGCTCTGGCGGCCGAGGCGGAGCGGACCGCCCGGGCCGATCCGCTGCGCGCCCGCGACCTGCTCAACCAGGCGCTGGAACTCTGGCAGGGCGAGCCGCTGGCCGGGATCCCCGGCCCGTTCGCGGAGCGGCACCGGCAGCGGCTGGAGGAGCTGCGGCTGACCCTGCTGGAGGAGCGGATCGGCCTGGACCTGACGCTCGGCCGCTACTCGCGCTGCATTCCGGAGCTGACCGCGCTCACCACCGAGCACCCGCTGCACGAGCGGGCCTACGGGCTGCTGATGCGGGCGCTGTACCAGGCCGGGCGGCAGGCGGACGCGCTGGCGGTGTTCCGCGGCGTCCGGCAGCTGTTCCTCACCGAACTGGGGGTCGGGCCGGGGGCCGAGCTGGAACAGCTGCACCGGCGGATCCTGGAGGGCGACGCGACACTGGCCGCGCCGCAGCCGCCGGGCACCGCGGCGGGCGGGCCGGCCGCGGACCCGGCCGGACCGTCCGGCGCCGGGCCGGGCAGCCCCCGCGCCGGACGGGCGGACGCCGCCCCGGAAGCGGCGGACCGGCCCGGGACGGCCGAGGAACCGGGCGGCGGGGCGGAGCCGGCCGGGCGCGACGCCAGGGCGACGGGCGCCCCGCCGCGGCCCGCGCAGCTGCCGCCGGACGCCGCCGACTTCACCGGCCGGGCGGCGCCCGTCCGGGTGCTGCACACGGCCCTGGCCGCCGCCCCGCCGGACGCCGGGGGCGGCGCCCCCGCACAGCCGCACGCGCTGGTGGTCGCGACCGTGGTCGGCATGGGCGGGGTCGGCAAGACCGCGCTGGCGCTGCACGTCGCGCACCGGGTCAGGGACGGCTACCCGGACGGCCAGCTGTACGTGGACCTGCGCGGCTCGGACCCGGTCCCGGCCGATCCGGAGGCGGTGCTGAGCGGCTTCCTGGTGGCGCTCGGGGTCCCGGCGGACGGCGTGCCGGACGGACTGGACGCGCGCTCGGCGCTGTTCCGCTCGGTGGTGGACGGCCGGCGGCTGCTCCTCCTCCTGGACAACGCCAAGGACGCGGCGCAGATCCGGCCGCTGCTGCCCGGGGCGGTCGGCTGCGCGGTGCTGACCACCGGCCGCACCCGACCGGCCGGCCTGCCTGCGACGGTCCAGGTGGACCTGGACGTGTTCCAGCCGGAGGAGGCGCTCGACCTGCTCGGGCGCACCATCGGCGCGGAGCGGCTGGCGGCCGAACCGGCGGCCGCCCGCGAGCTGGTGGTGGCCTGCGGGCACCTGCCGCTGGCGGTACGGATCGTGGCCGCCCGGCTGGCCGCCCGTCCGGGCTGGACGGTGGAGACGCTCAGCCGCCGCCTCCAGGTGGAACGGCGCCGGATCGACGAGCTGCGGATCGGTGACCTCGCGGTGGCGGCGGCCTTCGAACTGAGCTACCGGCAGCTGACCGGGGACCAGGCCCGGGCGTTCCGGCTGGTCGCCTCGGTCGACGGCCCGGACATCGGCCTGGCGGCCGCCGCCGCGCTGCTCGACCTCGACGAGTACGACGCCGAGGACCTGCTGGAGGCGCTGGTGGACGTGGCGATGGTGGAATCGCCCTTCCCCGGCCGGTACCGGTACCACGACCTGCTCCGCGCGTTCGCCCGGCGACGACCGGGCGGCGGGAGCGGCACCGGCGGCGGGAGCGGCGCCGGCAGCGGGAGCGGCGCCGGCAGCGGGAGCGGCGCCGGCGGCTGGGACAACGGGGCCGAGCAGGACGGCGGGGAGGCCCTCGCCGCCCGGGACCGGCTGCTGGACCACCTGCTGGCCACCGCGTGCAGCGCGTTCCAGCACGCGGTGCCGGGTGATCCGGCCGCGGGCGCGCTCGGCCCGGCCCACTCCCCCGGCGTCCCGCTGTCCGGCCGGGAGGCCGCCCGCGAGTGGGCGGCGGCCGAGCGGGCGGGCGCGGTCGCGCTGGCGGCCCAGGTGGCCGCCGACCCGGCCGCCGGGTCCGGCACGGCCCTGCGCGCGGCGACCGATCTGTTGATCGCGCTCACCCCGTTCGTCCTCACCCCGCCGAGCCGTCAGCTCGCCGCGACCGCCGATGCGCTGGCCGAGGCCGCCGCCCGGCACGGCGACGTCCGGGCGGAGGGGCGGGCGCACTTCCTGCGCGGCAACGTCGCCCTGGCCGCCACCCGGCTGGACGCGGCCGAGGCGGCGTCCCGGCGGGCGGTGGAGGCCGCGCGGGCGGCCGGGGACTCGGTGATCCTGCGCCAGGCGCTCAACGACCTCGGGCTGATCTGCCAGTTCCTGAGCCGCTACGACGAGGCGGTGGACCACTACGACGAGGCGCTGCTGCTGGCCAACCGGCTCGGGCACCGCTCCGGCGCGCTGGTGACGACGGTCAACGCGGCACTGGCGCGGGTGCGCAGCGGCCGGGCCGACGAGGCGGTGACGATCTGCCACGAGGCGCTGGCCGAGCTGCGGACCCGGCAGGACGACCCGGGCCGGGCGTACACGCTGTACGTGCTGGGGCTGGCGCACCACGCGCTGGGGCGCCACGAGGAGGCGGTGACCTGGTTCGGCGAGTGCCTGGCGGTCTCGGTGGCCGCCGGTCTGCGGGACCGCGCCGCGCACGCGCGCTACCGGCTGGCGGACAGTCTGCGCGAGCTGGGCCGGGCCGACGAGGCGCTCGGCCACGCGGAACAGGCGCTGCGGCTCTGCGAGGAGCTGGGGGCGGAACGGGACCAGGCGCAGGCGCTGGTGGTGCTCGGCTGCGCGCTGGCGGATCTCGGCCGCGGGGCCGAGGCGGGGACGCGGCTGCGGGAGGCCCACGCGATCTTCCGGCGGCTGGGGCTGCCGGAGGCCGCCGAGGTGGCGGGGCTGCTCGCGGAGCCGGCGTTCGCGCTGGTGGATCCCTGA
- a CDS encoding serine hydrolase domain-containing protein: MNEHAPQRWAHRIRLARYATTATATAGLALAALAPTATTAHAAPRPDVVQQRLDALVKADGMPAALATVKGRDGRSRTYTAGVGNLATGAGVPVDGQIRAGSNTKAFVAVVVLQLVAEGKVGLDAPVDTYLPGLLRGDGFDGRTITVRQLLQHTSGLPDYMEAPALADWTTIQFRWFEPRELLDGALAQKARFAAGTGWEYSNTNYLVAGLLIQKVTGRPFGEEVTKRVIDRIGLRRTYVPAAGETALREPHPHGYLRTGPDAPPVDYTAMDSSMAWAAGAVVSTNTDLNTFYGALLAGRLLPAAQLAQMRTTVPAEFLGAGVRYGLGIQSRPLSCGGLVWGHGGTSPGYRTRGGVTEDGRAANITVTTVPDAPTAGRLTDAVDAALCR; encoded by the coding sequence ATGAACGAACACGCCCCGCAGCGCTGGGCGCACCGCATCCGCCTCGCGCGGTACGCCACCACGGCCACCGCCACCGCCGGGCTCGCCCTGGCCGCCCTCGCCCCGACCGCGACGACGGCCCACGCCGCACCGCGCCCGGACGTCGTGCAGCAGCGCCTCGACGCACTGGTGAAGGCGGACGGCATGCCCGCCGCCCTCGCCACCGTCAAGGGCCGCGACGGCCGCAGCCGCACCTACACCGCCGGTGTCGGCAACCTGGCCACCGGAGCCGGGGTGCCGGTCGACGGGCAGATCCGGGCCGGCAGCAACACCAAGGCCTTCGTCGCCGTCGTCGTCCTGCAACTGGTCGCCGAGGGCAAGGTCGGCCTGGACGCGCCGGTCGACACCTACCTGCCGGGCCTGCTGCGCGGCGACGGCTTCGACGGCCGGACCATCACCGTCCGCCAGCTGCTCCAGCACACCAGCGGCCTGCCCGACTACATGGAGGCTCCCGCACTGGCCGACTGGACCACCATCCAGTTCCGCTGGTTCGAGCCGCGCGAACTGCTCGACGGGGCACTCGCCCAGAAGGCCCGGTTCGCCGCCGGGACGGGCTGGGAGTACAGCAACACCAACTACCTGGTGGCCGGCCTGCTGATCCAGAAGGTCACCGGCCGCCCCTTCGGCGAGGAGGTCACCAAGCGCGTCATCGACCGGATCGGCCTGCGCCGCACCTACGTCCCGGCCGCCGGGGAGACCGCCCTCCGCGAGCCCCACCCGCACGGCTACCTCCGCACCGGCCCGGACGCGCCGCCGGTCGACTACACCGCGATGGACTCCTCGATGGCCTGGGCCGCCGGCGCGGTGGTGTCCACCAACACCGACCTCAACACCTTCTACGGCGCGCTGCTGGCGGGCCGGCTGCTGCCCGCCGCGCAGCTCGCCCAGATGCGCACCACCGTCCCCGCCGAGTTCCTGGGCGCCGGGGTCCGCTACGGCCTGGGGATCCAGAGCAGGCCGCTGAGCTGCGGCGGCCTGGTCTGGGGCCACGGCGGCACCTCCCCGGGCTACCGGACCAGGGGCGGCGTCACGGAGGACGGCCGCGCGGCGAACATCACCGTCACCACCGTCCCGGACGCGCCCACTGCCGGACGCCTGACCGACGCGGTCGACGCGGCCCTCTGCCGCTGA
- a CDS encoding DUF1304 domain-containing protein, with protein sequence MRTAANVLVVLVAALHLYFLVLEMFLWQRRPGRELSGFDAELARTTAPLAANQGLYNGFLAAGLVWGLIAGGSNTTGFQAQVFFLSCVVVAGVFGAATANRRILFAQALPGALALGAVLAAR encoded by the coding sequence GTGCGTACGGCCGCGAACGTCCTGGTGGTCCTGGTGGCCGCCCTGCACCTGTACTTCCTGGTCCTGGAGATGTTCCTGTGGCAGCGGCGGCCCGGCCGCGAGCTGTCCGGCTTCGACGCCGAACTCGCCCGGACGACCGCCCCGCTCGCCGCCAACCAGGGCCTCTACAACGGCTTCCTCGCCGCCGGACTGGTCTGGGGCCTGATCGCCGGCGGCTCGAACACGACCGGCTTCCAGGCCCAGGTCTTCTTCCTGTCCTGCGTGGTCGTCGCGGGCGTGTTCGGCGCCGCCACCGCCAACCGGCGGATCCTGTTCGCCCAGGCCCTGCCCGGCGCACTGGCCCTCGGCGCCGTCCTGGCCGCCCGATGA
- a CDS encoding MFS transporter: MSTSTVPVEPPAVDEGPRRSRWGLWAQGNFRKLWIGETASGLGTAVGNVALALVAVVTLDASPFMVGVLTASAWVPWLFLGLLAGAWVDRWPRLKVMLVCDLLLLVLFGSVPVAGWFDALTMVQLILVALLAGAVKVFFSTAYGAVLPALVAKDDLLEANVKLRSGDSAAEIAGPGLAGLLSQVFGAASGLLADAITYLVSAVCLGGIKVKETPPPVAERRGILREIGEGVRFLAGDPFLRNLALFGAVGNLGLNGIQAVQTVFLVRSVGVSPGGIGAVFAVVSVGGLAGAALAGRIARRFGTARGLLLCELVAAPFILLLPLAGSRLPLAVSAVAWSVAVCGVVAGNVLAGSFYQSYCPPDMIGRIRASASTVNFSAIPVGALLGGWLGEVLGARTTIWIMAGVLLSAGAVLLAGPLRARRDFPERPAAA; this comes from the coding sequence ATGAGCACGAGTACCGTCCCGGTCGAACCGCCCGCGGTGGACGAGGGCCCCCGCCGCAGCCGCTGGGGCCTCTGGGCCCAGGGGAACTTCCGCAAGCTCTGGATCGGCGAGACGGCCAGCGGTCTCGGCACCGCCGTCGGCAATGTCGCCCTCGCCCTGGTGGCGGTGGTGACCCTGGACGCCTCGCCGTTCATGGTCGGCGTGCTGACCGCCTCCGCGTGGGTGCCGTGGCTGTTCCTCGGCCTGCTGGCCGGCGCCTGGGTGGACCGCTGGCCCCGGCTGAAGGTGATGCTGGTCTGCGACCTGCTGCTGCTGGTGCTGTTCGGCAGCGTGCCGGTGGCCGGCTGGTTCGACGCGCTGACGATGGTCCAGCTGATCCTGGTGGCGCTGCTGGCAGGCGCGGTGAAGGTGTTCTTCTCCACCGCGTACGGGGCCGTGCTGCCGGCCCTGGTCGCCAAGGACGACCTGCTGGAGGCCAACGTCAAGCTGCGCTCCGGGGACTCGGCGGCGGAGATCGCCGGCCCCGGCCTGGCCGGCCTGCTCTCCCAGGTCTTCGGCGCGGCCAGCGGACTGCTGGCCGACGCGATCACCTACCTGGTGTCGGCGGTCTGCCTCGGCGGCATCAAGGTGAAGGAGACGCCGCCGCCGGTGGCCGAGCGGCGCGGCATCCTGCGGGAGATCGGCGAGGGCGTGCGCTTCCTGGCCGGGGACCCGTTCCTGCGCAACCTGGCCCTGTTCGGCGCGGTCGGCAACCTCGGCCTCAACGGCATCCAGGCCGTGCAGACGGTCTTCCTGGTCCGCAGCGTCGGGGTCTCGCCCGGCGGCATCGGCGCGGTCTTCGCGGTGGTCTCGGTCGGCGGCCTGGCCGGCGCCGCCCTGGCCGGGCGGATCGCCCGCCGCTTCGGCACCGCCCGCGGGCTGCTGCTCTGCGAGCTGGTCGCCGCGCCGTTCATCCTGCTGCTGCCGCTGGCCGGCTCCCGGCTGCCGCTCGCGGTCAGTGCCGTCGCCTGGTCGGTCGCGGTCTGCGGGGTGGTCGCCGGGAACGTCCTGGCCGGCAGCTTCTACCAGTCCTACTGCCCGCCCGACATGATCGGCCGGATCCGGGCCAGTGCCTCGACCGTCAACTTCAGCGCGATCCCGGTCGGCGCCCTGCTCGGCGGCTGGCTGGGCGAGGTGCTCGGCGCCCGCACCACCATCTGGATCATGGCGGGGGTGCTGCTCTCGGCCGGCGCCGTGCTGCTGGCCGGCCCGCTGCGGGCCCGCCGGGACTTCCCCGAGCGCCCGGCCGCCGCCTGA
- a CDS encoding transglycosylase family protein, whose amino-acid sequence MTFRNETTATTAVTATPKRRNRVRTALMAGAVLALPVAGLVTANSASAAPAGVWDKVAACEATGNWAINSGNGFYGGLQFTSSTWAAFGGTAYAPQAHQATKAQQISVGEKVLAAQGPGAWPVCSVKAGLTK is encoded by the coding sequence ATGACCTTCCGTAACGAGACCACCGCCACCACCGCCGTCACCGCCACCCCGAAGCGCCGCAACCGCGTCCGGACGGCACTGATGGCCGGGGCGGTCCTCGCCCTGCCGGTGGCCGGACTCGTCACGGCCAACAGCGCCTCCGCCGCCCCCGCCGGCGTCTGGGACAAGGTCGCCGCCTGCGAGGCCACCGGCAACTGGGCCATCAACTCCGGCAACGGCTTCTACGGCGGCCTGCAGTTCACCAGCTCCACCTGGGCCGCCTTCGGCGGCACCGCCTACGCCCCCCAGGCCCACCAGGCCACCAAGGCCCAGCAGATCTCCGTCGGCGAGAAGGTCCTCGCCGCCCAGGGCCCCGGCGCCTGGCCCGTCTGCTCCGTCAAGGCCGGCCTCACCAAGTAA
- a CDS encoding DUF4097 family beta strand repeat-containing protein, translating into MQKFATPAPVTAVLDIPAGRVRLVAADRADTTVEVRPADASKGRDVEAAEQITVDCEGGLLRIGTPAARSGILGDSGAVEVTVHLPAGSRVEARAAGADVRGVGRLGDVTLELAHGSVELDETASAHLTLQAGDIRVGRLDGAARLATQKGDITVVEAVRGAVALRTEAGNLSIGAARGVSAALDAGTTYGRIDNALKNGEGTPELSIHATTAYGDITARSL; encoded by the coding sequence ATGCAGAAGTTCGCCACCCCCGCTCCGGTCACCGCCGTGCTGGACATCCCGGCCGGACGGGTCCGGCTCGTCGCCGCGGACCGGGCGGACACCACGGTCGAGGTCCGGCCGGCGGACGCCTCGAAGGGTCGTGACGTGGAGGCCGCGGAGCAGATCACCGTCGACTGCGAGGGCGGCCTCCTGCGGATCGGCACGCCCGCGGCGAGGAGCGGGATCCTCGGCGACTCCGGCGCCGTCGAGGTCACCGTCCACCTGCCCGCCGGCTCCCGCGTCGAGGCGAGGGCCGCCGGCGCCGACGTGCGGGGCGTCGGACGGCTCGGCGACGTCACCCTCGAACTCGCCCACGGCTCGGTCGAACTCGACGAGACCGCGAGCGCCCACCTCACCCTCCAGGCCGGCGACATCCGGGTCGGCCGCCTCGACGGGGCCGCCCGGCTCGCCACCCAGAAGGGCGACATCACCGTCGTCGAGGCCGTGCGGGGCGCGGTGGCCCTGCGTACCGAGGCCGGGAACCTGTCCATCGGCGCGGCCCGCGGTGTCTCCGCGGCCCTGGACGCCGGCACCACCTACGGCCGGATCGACAACGCGCTGAAGAACGGTGAGGGCACTCCCGAGCTCAGTATCCACGCCACCACCGCCTACGGCGACATCACGGCACGCAGCCTCTGA